A section of the Myxocyprinus asiaticus isolate MX2 ecotype Aquarium Trade chromosome 22, UBuf_Myxa_2, whole genome shotgun sequence genome encodes:
- the LOC127412822 gene encoding FERM and PDZ domain-containing protein 3-like, translating to MLKDDTLLLIPNVLKVFLENGQIKSFTFDSHTTVRDVMSSLQDRLSLRYIEHFALVLESSGLAQNQRLHLLQENQPLSYVVHRTYFQGMKCLFRICFFPKDPADLLRRDPAAFEYLYIQSRNDVIKERFGMDWKSDITLRLAALHIYITVSIARPNQKISLKHVEKEWGLEPFLPLTLLPTVKEKNVCKTLSQLLKTYQHPPPAGNKQVSPIQGKLQYMRVLNDLPPFGGFLFHTVGLDEKQSATTLLVGPKHGISHVIDLKNNLTTVLAEFSRVGKVQLFREHHGVARIEVVILEAKPLVLLMEWPDASNFACLISGYYKLFVDPKRTIYCRIPGQPHMIKADSRSSHVYSRSGATVLSGSRREEREGSSREAAQKTSAPPISQHLGLCHIHLKEQQQLQELQIQEEQELDINENLIMQVQSRSSTKSDPTLKSTESVAKQVSPADDSSSFRGRAKTMEPSRFFCDSCKAKLQAEGLMSDAGEFGKLILQQCTNSCASREGGAVDLIALPLPGNEEDEEVDEGGGKLQPHPPAIAAPPPGFRDNSSDEDDPKKGRKGIKASAAAAEGQEDVPVTLIDTVATRTVQDHAQELDDALVSTLQALEALAASEDYPHHHQQTAQTAGLIVLAAITPESSLDSRHETNSSELTDVSEMVSAMKQHQNQAYLLAHHINKERLFSRRDFPLTIPGCTTQAIGGGAFSMSQIHGGYSPKPVILSKTLPLKVCPNQGTGPAVNSVEQGKSPEEAKRERDIEKLEPDPVKECLVESKQQTSEKLKASEQTNVGCAPQVIKEKLPPANEEKLSSNTSKGVQEKHSGTATLEMTSIALPVLLPVDRTASAYICKTNMCQDAETASSETIKPSSSKGLLPAADLFCTCPVRPEPGPQVRLKDPQAQKVVVFHSSSPTDDEHLHAKGLQLACNIESTSKTPDSSLAKPSTLPTTKNSPVMPAKVEWKEMSEVKAENSQSKAPVEPQLIAKSLPVLVDPTHVSSCVEKGATIPGAEYKKHDSNKSKSQRSIPFLSFRNLISATFPARLRRETDERRAQLQKVRQYELEFLEELLKPKTSQGEFLPQGSSPVPSSTPCACQLRTSPVQKVPGISREQRRSCDCKRMCRGMRLPDTAVGSAMEQRGRERAISKTPPSVTKSPHAHGELRKPQTLEIKTTRIRSTSLESREPRDTPTSCLPTCTTRSECMSAPQYKKLQRRYSIGEIDNNESTPLYAEVKTTKAKSLEKEMERVRATGLRLPTPVEPVHAKDGEAKNKGIFFIQGEELIQETREGTTEVLGLPSEDNEDREKCCSFCFCYRKCEAADESSEKDELSYSIPLQVLPGMQLDSRAMTVVSKTLQVLDAEDCSGEEEEEEEEQQTQRIDLRAPGNLETSLARVQSLQGKTFSLPDGFLNAQIDANELLAILRQCANSPQIEGEPRIPPARLAEYKQELSVRFKDFRASCRRVASVEKSPSRMLSAFTASFQVLCNLTQTFIRLVRGVRSETQKLQLLRKVEEVAVNYTLLLRAAEEAMGHLSSLPNKGVSPQLQTSTNMGSLNRSIKTLPSK from the exons ATGCTTAAAGACGACACTCTGCTTCTTATACCAAATGTTTTGAAGGTGTTTCTGGAGAATGGACAGATCAAATCATTTACGTTTGACAGCCACACCACTGTTAGG GATGTGATGTCGTCACTGCAGGACCGCCTCTCTCTACGCTACATCGAGCATTTTGCTTTGGTGCTGGAGTCCAGTGGACTGGCACAGAACCAGAGGTTGCATCTGCTCCAGGAGAACCAGCCACTGTCTTAT GTAGTTCACAGGACATACTTCCAGGGAATGAAGTGTCTTTTTCGCATCTGCTTCTTCCCGAAGGACCCTGCTGACTTACTGAGGAGAGACCCTGCAGCGTTTGAGTACCTCTACATACAG AGTCGCAATGACGTCATTAAAGAACGCTTTGGGATGGATTGGAAGTCTGACATCACACTTAGGTTGGCAGCTCTCCACATCTACATCACTGTGTCAATAGCGAGACCCAATCAGAAGATTTCTCTCAAGCATGTTGA GAAAGAATGGGGTTTGGAGCCTTTCCTTCCTTTGACGCTGTTGCCAACTGTCAAGGAGAAAAATGTGTGTAAGACTCTATCACAGCTGTTGAAGACATATCAGCATCCTCCACCAGCTGGTAACAAG CAGGTTTCTCCTATCCAAGGAAAACTACAGTATATGCGTGTCTTGAACGACCTTCCACCATTTGGAGGCTTCTTGTTTCACACAGTTGGCCTG GATGAGAAGCAATCAGCCACTACATTGTTAGTAGGgccaaaacatggtattagtcATGTGATTGACCTGAAGAACAACCTAACAACAGTCTTAGCAGAGTTTAGCCGTGTAGGCAAAGTCCAGCTCTTCAGAGAACATCATGGGGTAGCCCGCATTGAGGTTGTTATTCTGGAAGCAAAG CCCTTGGTCTTGTTAATGGAGTGGCCAGATGCATCAAACTTTGCCTGTTTGATCTCTGGCTATTACAAGCTCTTTGTGGACCCTAAAAGGACCATCTACTGTAGGATACCTGGCCAGCCTCATATGATCAAGGCAG ATTCCAGAAGCTCCCATGTTTATTCCCGCTCTGGAGCCACTGTGTTAAGTGGGAGtcggagagaagagagagaggggtCGTCCAGAGAGGCGGCGCAGAAGACATCGGCACCACCCATATCTCAGCACCTTGGCCTGTGTCACATCCATTTAAAAGAGCAACAACAGCTGCAAGAGCTGCAGATACAGGAAGAGCAGGAGCTTGACATTAATGAGAACCTTATCATGCAGGTGCAAAGTCGTTCAAGCACAAAGTCTGACCCCACTCTAAAGAGCACTGAATCAGTGGCTAAACAAGTCAGTCCAGCCGATGACAGCTCAAGTTTCAGGGGCAGGGCCAAAACAATGGAGCCGTCAAGGTTTTTTTGCGACTCTTGCAAGGCAAAACTCCAAGCTGAAGGTTTGATGTCGGACGCTGGAGAGTTTGGGAAGCTCATTTTACAGCAGTGCACAAATTCTTGTGCTTCTCGTGAAGGGGGGGCTGTTGATCTCATTGCCTTACCGCTCCCTGGGaatgaggaagatgaggaggtGGATGAGGGTGGAGGAAAGTTGCAGCCTCACCCTCCTGCCATTGCAGCACCACCCCCGGGGTTTCGTGATAACAGCTCTGATGAAGATGACCCAAAAAAGGGTCGGAAAGGAATCAAAGCCTCTGCTGCTGCAGCAGAGGGTCAAGAGGACGTTCCTGTGACACTGATTGACACTGTGGCCACTAGGACGGTTCAGGACCATGCTCAGGAGTTAGATGATGCATTAGTGTCCACTCTCCAGGCACTGGAAGCACTCGCTGCATCTGAGGACTACCCACATCATCACCAGCAGACAGCACAGACAGCAG GGTTGATTGTGCTTGCTGCCATTACCCCTGAATCATCCCTAGACTCTAGGCATGAGACAAATTCATCAGAGCTAACTGATGTGTCTGAGATGGTGTCTGCCATGAAACAGCATCAGAACCAGGCATATCTTCTTGCCCACCACATCAACAAAGAACGACTTTTCAGTCGACGAGACTTCCCCTTGACAATCCCTGGCTGTACCACACAAGCAATTGGGGGAGGGGCTTTTTCGATGAGTCAGATCCATGGTGGGTATTCACCAAAGCCTGTGATCTTAAGTAAGACTCTGCCCTTGAAAGTGTGTCCCAATCAAGGGACTGGCCCCGCTGTCAACTCTGTGGAGCAGGGCAAGAGCCCTGAAGAAGCAAAAAGAGAGAGGGATATAGAAAAACTGGAACCAGACCCTGTCAAAGAGTGCTTGGTAGAGTCTAAACAACAGACATCTGAGAAACTCAAAGCATCAGAACAAACCAATGTGGGGTGTGCTCCCCAGGTCATCAAAGAGAAATTACCTCCTGCTAATGAAGAAAAACTGAGCTCCAATACCTCCAAAGGTGTCCAGGAAAAACATTCTGGGACAGCCACCCTTGAAATGACCAGCATAGCCTTACCCGTCCTCTTGCCTGTGGATAGAACTGCATCTGCTTATATTTGCAAGACAAATATGTGCCAAGATGCCGAGACTGCCTCAAGTGAGACCATAAAGCCTTCAAGTTCAAAGGGCCTTCTGCCAGCTGCTGACTTGTTCTGCACATGTCCAGTACGGCCAGAGCCTGGCCCACAGGTGCGTCTGAAAGATCCACAGGCCCAAAAGGTGGTAGTGTTTCATTCATCCTCTCCCACAGACGATGAGCATCTCCATGCCAAAGGACTTCAGTTAGCCTGTAACATAGAGAGTACATCGAAGACACCTGATTCAAGCTTGGCTAAGCCTAGCACCCTGCCTACAACTAAGAACTCGCCAGTTATGCCTGCTAAAGTAGAATGGAAAGAGATGTCTGAGGTAAAAGCAGAGAACTCCCAGAGTAAAGCCCCTGTGGAACCACAGTTAATTGCTAAAAGTTTGCCTGTTCTGGTAGACCCAACACATGTATCGAGCTGTGTGGAAAAGGGTGCAACTATACCAGGAGCAGAGTATAAAAAGCATGATAGTAACAAATCCAAATCCCAGCGTAGTATTCCATTCCTGAGTTTTAGGAATTTAATTTCAGCCACTTTCCCAGCACGTCTCCGACGAGAGACAGATGAGCGCCGTGCACAGCTCCAGAAGGTCAGGCAATATGAGCTGGAGTTCCTGGAGGAGCTTTTAAAACCCAAAACATCACAAGGAGAGTTCTTACCACAGGGATCTTCTCCTGTCCCCTCCTCAACCCCATGTGCCTGCCAGCTGCGTACAAGTCCTGTACAGAAGGTTCCAGGGATCTCACGAGAACAGCGTCGCAGCTGTGATTGTAAGCGGATGTGCCGGGGGATGCGTCTCCCAGATACAGCCGTTGGTTCTGCAATGGagcagagaggaagagagagggcCATCTCAAAAACACCCCCATCAGTCACTAAGTCTCCACATGCTCACGGAGAATTACGGAAACCTCAGACTTTAGAAATCAAAACCACTCGAATCCGCTCCACAAGCCTAGAGTCAAGGGAACCCAGAGATACTCCCACATCATGTTTGCCAACATGCACCACCAGGTCAGAATGTATGAGTGCACCACAGTACAAAAAGCTACAAAGGAGATATAGTATAGGGGAGATTGATAACAATGAAAGCACCCCCCTATATGCTGAGGTCAAAACTACAAAAGCAAAGAGTTTGGAGAAAGAAATGGAAAGAGTCAGAGCCACTGGACTTAGACTCCCAACTCCAGTGGAGCCTGTACATGCTAAAGATGGGGAGGCCAAAAATAAGGGGATATTTTTTATACAAGGAGAGGAGCTTATTCAAGAAACTCGTGAGGGTACCACTGAGGTTCTAGGATTGCCAAGTGAAGATAATGAAGACAGGGAAAAATGCTGCTCCTTTTGCTTCTGTTATCGCAAGTGCGAAGCTGCTGATGAGAGCAGTGAAAAAGATGAACTGTCTTATTCCATCCCCTTGCAGGTCTTGCCTGGAATGCAACTAGACTCAAGGGCAATGACAGTAGTCAGCAAAACTCTTCAGGTACTTGATGCGGAGGACTGCAGtggggaagaggaggaggaagaagaggagcagCAAACACAGAGGATTGATCTGCGGGCACCTGGGAACCTGGAAACGAGCTTGGCAAGAGTACAATCCTTACAGGGCAAAACATTCTCGCTACCTGATGGATTCTTAAATGCACAAATTGATGCCAATGagctgcttgcaattttaaggCAGTGTGCCAATAGTCCCCAAATAGAGGGTGAACCTCGTATTCCACCTGCAAGACTGGCAGAGTACAAGCAAGAACTTTCAGTCCGTTTTAAAGACTTCAGGGCATCATGCAGACGAGTGGCGAGTGTTGAGAAAAGTCCATCACGAATGCTAAGTGCTTTCACAGCCAGCTTCCAGGTGCTGTGTAACCTTACTCAAACATTCATTAGGCTGGTAAGGGGTGTCCGCTCTGAAACTCAAAAACTACAGCTTTTACGTAAAGTAGAGGAGGTAGCTGTCAACTATACCCTTCTTCTCCGGGCTGCTGAAGAAGCAATGGGACACTTAAGTAGCCTCCCCAATAAGGGTGTGAGTCCTCAACTCCAAACCTCCACTAATATGGGCTCTCTTAATCGCTCCATCAAAACCTTGCCCAGCAAGTAA
- the LOC127413164 gene encoding FERM and PDZ domain-containing protein 4-like, with the protein MARVQDGHTEEYDSSVMLEEGQDGMDIGSLTAGSARKVCIQRHPIHGFGFIAGSERPVVVRSVSADGPSSGKLFPGDQILAINQELVSDAPREKVIDLVRHCKDSIVLTVLQPQQSPKSAFISAAKKARLRTNPPKVRFSEQVSISDPDSSDICLASKEESTLHPWVLVAPI; encoded by the exons ATGGCCAGGGTCCAGGATGGACACACAGAGGAATATGACAG CTCTGTGATGTTAGAGGAGGGTCAGGATGGTATGGACATTGGTAGTCTGACTGCTGGTTCAGCTCGAAAGGTCTGCATCCAACGCCATCCAATTCACGGCTTCGGTTTCATCGCTGGCAGTGAACGGCCTGTCGTTGTACGCTCTGTCTCTGCAG ACGGACCATCAAGTGGCAAGCTTTTCCCTGGAGATCAGATCCTCGCCATCAACCAAGAGCTTGTGAGCGACGCGCCCAGGGAGAAAGTCATAGACCTTGTAAG ACACTGCAAAGACTCCATTGTTCTTACGGTGCTGCAACCGCAACAG TCACCTAAATCTGCCTTCATAAGTGCAGCCAAGAAAGCTCGACTGCGAACCAATCCCCCCAAAGTGCGCTTTTCAGAGCAAGTGTCCATCAGCGACCCAGACTCA TCTGATATCTGCCTTGCGAGCAAGGAAGAGTCCACACTACACCCTTGGGTGCTGGTCGCACCAATTTAA